In Drosophila santomea strain STO CAGO 1482 chromosome 2L, Prin_Dsan_1.1, whole genome shotgun sequence, a single window of DNA contains:
- the LOC120458739 gene encoding beta-mannosyltransferase 4 — MCDKPACPPPPRCCPPPPPPCRPPPTLWQKLNCVPCNRFVFFMIGAGIGLYWDQMKKEAKKAAEEAQKSPKEKEKEAKEREKKQKEKEKADKEKAEKEKKEREKKEKESKGKEKGKEKGKEGK, encoded by the coding sequence ATGTGCGACAAGCCAGCCTGCCCCCCGCCCCCTCGGTGCTGTCCTCCGCCACCGCCCCCCTGTCGTCCGCCTCCCACCTTGTGGCAGAAGTTGAACTGCGTTCCGTGCAACCGATTCGTGTTCTTCATGATCGGGGCGGGCATCGGATTATACTGGGACCAAATGAAGAAGGAGGCCAAGAAGGCGGCCGAGGAGGCCCAGAAGTCGcccaaggagaaggagaaggaggccAAGGAGCGCGAGAAGAagcagaaggagaaggagaaggcTGACAAGGAGAAGGCGGAGAAGGAGAAGAAAGAAAgggagaagaaggagaaggagagcAAGGGCAAGGAGAAGGGTAAAGAGAAGGGCAAGGAGGGCAAGTAA
- the LOC120458743 gene encoding uncharacterized protein LOC120458743, with protein MHLMCERLSAVFAGVLVGLWYGKTFSEEEKPKEKGKKK; from the coding sequence ATGCATTTGATGTGCGAGCGATTGTCTGCGGTTTTTGCGGGCGTCTTAGTTGGTTTGTGGTACGGTAAGACCTTTTCCGAGGAGGAAAAGCCCAAGGAGAAGGGCAAGAAGAAGTAG
- the LOC120458742 gene encoding uncharacterized protein LOC120458742, whose product MPCCKRTEVRRVCRPMPSLLARLNCTPCNRVLFFVIGVGLGVLFVRNKDDKSGAKKKDEGKAKK is encoded by the coding sequence ATGCCCTGTTGTAAGCGTACCGAGGTCCGCAGGGTGTGCCGGCCGATGCCGTCGCTCCTTGCCCGGCTCAACTGTACGCCGTGCAACCGCGTCCTGTTCTTCGTGATCGGAGTGGGACTGGGCGTGCTCTTCGTGCGCAACAAGGACGACAAGTCGGGCGCCAAAAAGAAGGACGAAGGCAAGGCGAAGAAGTAG
- the LOC120458741 gene encoding LOW QUALITY PROTEIN: probable inactive serine/threonine-protein kinase DDB_G0293184 (The sequence of the model RefSeq protein was modified relative to this genomic sequence to represent the inferred CDS: substituted 1 base at 1 genomic stop codon) gives MRMLCDRLSALTAGAMVGVWYAQNFPCENPKDGGDQDKGKDKAKGKDKGKEKEKGKDGGQDKGKEKVNRSSXHEQNSNVEDAIGKKRQSLK, from the exons ATGCGGATGCTTTGCGACAGACTTTCCGCCCTGACGGCTGGAGCCATGGTCGGCGTTTGGTACGCCCAAAACTTCCCCTGTGAAAATCCCAAGGATGGAGGCGACCAGGATAAGGGCAAGGACAAGGCCAAAGGCAAAGACAAGGGAAAAGAGAAGGAAAAGGGGAAGGATGGTGGCCAGGACAAGGGCAAGGAAAAAG TTAATCGTTCTAGTTGACATGAGCAAAACTCCAACGTCGAAGATGCAATTGGCAAGAAAAGGCAAAGTTTGAAGTAA